In the Bos taurus isolate L1 Dominette 01449 registration number 42190680 breed Hereford chromosome 21, ARS-UCD2.0, whole genome shotgun sequence genome, one interval contains:
- the NKX2-1 gene encoding homeobox protein Nkx-2.1 isoform X1, translating into MWSGGSGKARGWEAAAGGRSGPGRLSRRRIMSMSPKHTTPFSVSDILSPLEESYKKVGMEGGGLGAPLAAYRQGQTAPPAAAMQQHAVGHHGAVTAAYHMTAAAVPQLSHSAVGGYCNGNLGNMSELPPYQDTMRNSASGPGWYGANPDPRFPAISRFMGPASGMNMSGMGGLGSLGDVSKNMAPLPSAPRRKRRVLFSQAQVYELERRFKQQKYLSAPEREHLASMIHLTPTQVKIWFQNHRYKMKRQAKDKAAQQQLQQDSGGGGGGAGCQQQQQQAQQQSPRRVAVPVLVKDGKPCQAGAPAPGATSLQGHAQQQAQQQAQAAQAAAAAISVGSGGPGLGAHPGHQPGSAGQSPDLAHHAASPAALQGQVSSLPHLNSSGSDYGTMSCSTLLYGRTW; encoded by the exons ATGTGGTCCGGAGGCAGTGGGAAGGCGCGGGGCTGGGAGGCCGCGGCGGGAGGGAGGAGCGGCCCCGGCAGGCTCAG ccgCCGCCGAATCATGTCGATGAGTCCAAAGCACACGACTCCGTTCTCAGTGTCTGACATCTTGAGTCCCCTGGAGGAAAGCTACAAGAAAGTGGGCATGGAGGGCGGCGGCCTCGGGGCTCCGCTGGCGGCTTACAGGCAGGGCCAGACGGCACCGCCGGCCGCGGCCATGCAGCAGCACGCCGTGGGGCACCACGGCGCAGTCACCGCCGCCTACCACATGACGGCGGCGGCGGTGCCCCAGCTCTCGCACTCCGCCGTGGGGGGCTACTGCAACGGCAACCTGGGCAACATGAGCGAGCTGCCGCCGTACCAGGACACCATGCGGAACAGCGCCTCGGGCCCCGGATGGTACGGCGCCAACCCAGACCCGCGCTTCCCCGCCA TCTCCCGCTTCATGGGCCCGGCGAGCGGCATGAACATGAGCGGCATGGGCGGCCTGGGCTCTCTGGGGGACGTGAGCAAGAATATGGCCCCGCTGCCAAGCGCACCGCGCCGGAAGCGCCGGGTGCTCTTCTCCCAGGCGCAGGTGTATGAGCTGGAGCGACGCTTCAAGCAACAGAAGTACCTGTCCGCGCCGGAGCGCGAGCACCTGGCCAGCATGATCCACCTGACACCCACGCAGGTCAAGATCTGGTTCCAGAACCACCGCTACAAGATGAAGCGCCAAGCCAAGGACAAGGCGGCACAGCAGCAACTGCAGCAGgacagcggcggcggcggcgggggcgcagggtgccagcagcagcagcagcaagcgcAGCAGCAGTCCCCGCGCCGCGTGGCCGTGCCGGTCCTGGTGAAAGACGGCAAACCTTGCCAGGCGGGCGCCCCCGCGCCGGGCGCCACCAGCCTGCAAGGCCACGCGCAGCAGCAGGCGCAGCAGCAGGCGCAGGCCGCTCAAGCGGCCGCGGCAGCTATTTCAGTGGGCAGCGGTGGCCCCGGCCTGGGTGCCCACCCGGGCCACCAGCCGGGCAGCGCGGGCCAGTCTCCGGACCTGGCGCACCACGCCGCCAGCCCCGCGGCGCTGCAGGGCCAGGTCTCCAGCCTGCCCCACCTGAACTCCTCGGGCTCGGACTACGGCACCATGTCCTGCTCCACCTTGCTATACGGTCGGACCTGGTGA
- the NKX2-1 gene encoding homeobox protein Nkx-2.1, with the protein MSMSPKHTTPFSVSDILSPLEESYKKVGMEGGGLGAPLAAYRQGQTAPPAAAMQQHAVGHHGAVTAAYHMTAAAVPQLSHSAVGGYCNGNLGNMSELPPYQDTMRNSASGPGWYGANPDPRFPAISRFMGPASGMNMSGMGGLGSLGDVSKNMAPLPSAPRRKRRVLFSQAQVYELERRFKQQKYLSAPEREHLASMIHLTPTQVKIWFQNHRYKMKRQAKDKAAQQQLQQDSGGGGGGAGCQQQQQQAQQQSPRRVAVPVLVKDGKPCQAGAPAPGATSLQGHAQQQAQQQAQAAQAAAAAISVGSGGPGLGAHPGHQPGSAGQSPDLAHHAASPAALQGQVSSLPHLNSSGSDYGTMSCSTLLYGRTW; encoded by the exons ATGTCGATGAGTCCAAAGCACACGACTCCGTTCTCAGTGTCTGACATCTTGAGTCCCCTGGAGGAAAGCTACAAGAAAGTGGGCATGGAGGGCGGCGGCCTCGGGGCTCCGCTGGCGGCTTACAGGCAGGGCCAGACGGCACCGCCGGCCGCGGCCATGCAGCAGCACGCCGTGGGGCACCACGGCGCAGTCACCGCCGCCTACCACATGACGGCGGCGGCGGTGCCCCAGCTCTCGCACTCCGCCGTGGGGGGCTACTGCAACGGCAACCTGGGCAACATGAGCGAGCTGCCGCCGTACCAGGACACCATGCGGAACAGCGCCTCGGGCCCCGGATGGTACGGCGCCAACCCAGACCCGCGCTTCCCCGCCA TCTCCCGCTTCATGGGCCCGGCGAGCGGCATGAACATGAGCGGCATGGGCGGCCTGGGCTCTCTGGGGGACGTGAGCAAGAATATGGCCCCGCTGCCAAGCGCACCGCGCCGGAAGCGCCGGGTGCTCTTCTCCCAGGCGCAGGTGTATGAGCTGGAGCGACGCTTCAAGCAACAGAAGTACCTGTCCGCGCCGGAGCGCGAGCACCTGGCCAGCATGATCCACCTGACACCCACGCAGGTCAAGATCTGGTTCCAGAACCACCGCTACAAGATGAAGCGCCAAGCCAAGGACAAGGCGGCACAGCAGCAACTGCAGCAGgacagcggcggcggcggcgggggcgcagggtgccagcagcagcagcagcaagcgcAGCAGCAGTCCCCGCGCCGCGTGGCCGTGCCGGTCCTGGTGAAAGACGGCAAACCTTGCCAGGCGGGCGCCCCCGCGCCGGGCGCCACCAGCCTGCAAGGCCACGCGCAGCAGCAGGCGCAGCAGCAGGCGCAGGCCGCTCAAGCGGCCGCGGCAGCTATTTCAGTGGGCAGCGGTGGCCCCGGCCTGGGTGCCCACCCGGGCCACCAGCCGGGCAGCGCGGGCCAGTCTCCGGACCTGGCGCACCACGCCGCCAGCCCCGCGGCGCTGCAGGGCCAGGTCTCCAGCCTGCCCCACCTGAACTCCTCGGGCTCGGACTACGGCACCATGTCCTGCTCCACCTTGCTATACGGTCGGACCTGGTGA